The following are encoded in a window of Rosa chinensis cultivar Old Blush chromosome 4, RchiOBHm-V2, whole genome shotgun sequence genomic DNA:
- the LOC112198499 gene encoding probable E3 ubiquitin-protein ligase XBOS34 isoform X4, translating into MKGLSDARVDEICEAAEKIVKIVSRVERKKNRRMGSSSSQKLEVNNRFPLRFYFRMANIILRQKLLNALAELEELKPAVKQKTNEINRGNAYQNSRHDHQTGESIPRRSDKKKVESVGTCSSSTGGENLSPHPTPEFPFGLPGNKRLKKETRTKILLEEAHDWKLTTPCKPIPQARPAINQPTAPRVEEDLELVKAIDASFQSALQERPPLSDALQIHETNASSSSSTSMDSGDLSQCESVPGGDSDSHAEIHVISTIQTSTTSESIPSAPPVSDDCLNDPFQCRSTDSSPIQEGENASSSCVICMDAPVEGAFIPCGHMAGCMACLNDIKDKNWDCPVCRVKVDQVIKLYVV; encoded by the exons ATGAAAGGTTTATCTGACGCCAGAGTTGATGAGATTTGTGAAGCTGCCGAGAAGATAGTG AAGATTGTTTCTCGtgtggaaagaaaaaagaatagaaGGATGGGGTCGTCTTCCTCCCAGAAACTCGAAGTCAATAACCGTTTTCCTCTGCGTTTTTACTTTCGGATGGCTAATATAATTCTCAGACAG AAATTGTTGAATGCTCTTGCTGAGCTAGAGGAGTTAAAACCAGCAGTTAAACAGAAGACCAATGAGATAAACAGAGGAAATGCATATCAAAACAGCAGGCATGATCACCAAACTGGGGAAAGTATACCTCGTAGATCTGATAAAAAGAAAGTAGAAAGTGTGGGGACTTGTAGCTCCAGTACTGGTGGAGAGAATTTATCCCCGCACCCAACACCAGAGTTTCCCTTTGGTCTCCCTGGTAACAAGAGATTAAAGAAAG AGACACGAACAAAAATTTTACTTGAAGAGGCACATGattggaagcttaccactccATGCAAGCCAATACCACAG GCGCGTCCTGCAATTAACCAGCCAACTGCACCACGAGTTGAAGAAGATTTAGAGCTGGTCAAGGCTATTGATGCCTCCTTCCAGTCTGCTTTGCAGGAGAGGCCGCCCTTGTCTGATGCACTCCAAATCCATGAAACAAATGCATCAAGTAGTTCGAGTACCTCCATGGATAGTGGAGACTTGTCACAGTGTGAAAGTGTCCCAGGAGGGGATTCAGATTCACATGCAGAGATCCATGTAATCTCTACCATTCAAACATCTACTACCTCAGAATCAATCCCATCAGCTCCACCAGTTTCAGATGATTGTCTAAATGATCCTTTTCAGTGTCGATCAACTGATTCCAGTCCTATCCAGGAAGGTGAAAATGCTTCTTCTTCATGCGTGATATGTATGGATGCTCCAGTTGAAGGAGCTTTTATCCCATGTGGGCATATGGCTGGATGCATGGCTTGTTTGAATGACATTAAAGATAAGAACTGGGATTGCCCTGTCTGCCGCGTTAAGGTCGATCAGGTCATAAAGCTCTATGTTGTATGA
- the LOC112198746 gene encoding uncharacterized protein LOC112198746, whose translation MEVIIDTLVICGCLVFGGSVIKRLLCSRPWETLPDDVMEMVVSHLSVRDRIRLSSVCKSWNTVPMRRDIPSAPHQLPWLILPQCCRKSLSFYDLYDGKVGKLDLPEPLQGGWFEGSSKGWMIMVMEKDLDSTMFLVNPISGALHQLPSLSTVPSFQNFVETTRWKRYGASRFSYWLVLSTSDITSEQCMIAAFFGDAETLCLCRPGDTSWSIFEVLDANEVIMDLLFSSGKLYALVLSHDKEGFMSAPRTLSCGGHAVELYLVYDIMPRFSDQNEVYGDYIVQLKASLDSHLIESATNGEIYLIHQMQDKFMKLYDDENPEDCGGGGQGEGGGNEEDDYIEGRDDDNDEHDNLEDNEDGGDDIHDMDDDNDSANEEHDNLEDNEDGGDGITRVEEEDRDLNVYLRTSAFYVYKLHPKKKKIVSARCLEDQLLFLSGAGHVSLPAREINKLEGNCIYFATNNHSTLHQREYINRELGIFNLGDRRVKRSFPSVRVSVRTRLSWFNPIL comes from the coding sequence ATGGAGGTGATTATTGATACTCTGGTCATTTGCGGTTGCTTAGTGTTTGGTGGTAGTGTGATCAAAAGACTGCTCTGTAGCAGACCCTGGGAGACATTACCAGATGATGTCATGGAGATGGTTGTGTCGCACCTGAGTGTACGTGATCGTATACGATTAAGCAGTGTTTGCAAGTCTTGGAACACCGTTCCTATGCGCAGAGATATCCCTAGTGCTCCACATCAACTCCCCTGGTTAATACTTCCTCAATGTTGCCGTAAGAGCTTGAGCTTTTACGACCTCTATGACGGCAAAGTTGGCAAGTTGGACCTGCCTGAACCACTTCAAGGAGGGTGGTTTGAAGGATCTTCTAAAGGTTGGATGATCATGGTCATGGAAAAAGATCTAGATTCTACAATGTTTCTAGTAAATCCCATTTCAGGAGCCCTACACCAACTTCCATCTTTGAGCACGGTTCCATCTTTCCAAAATTTTGTAGAAACGACCAGATGGAAACGCTATGGTGCCTCCCGTTTCAGCTATTGGCTTGTGCTGTCCACCTCGGATATCACTTCAGAGCAATGTATGATAGCAGCTTTCTTTGGAGACGCTGAAACATTGTGTTTGTGCAGACCTGGAGACACGAGTTGGAGTATTTTTGAGGTACTAGATGCTAATGAGGTCATTATGGATTTATTGTTTTCTTCTGGCAAGCTATATGCCTTGGTTCTTAGTCATGATAAGGAAGGCTTTATGTCAGCTCCTCGTACTTTAAGTTGTGGAGGTCATGCCGTGGAATTATATCTGGTCTATGATATAATGCCAAGATTCAGTGACCAGAATGAAGTATATGGGGACTATATAGTCCAATTAAAAGCGTCACTAGACTCGCATTTGATAGAGTCAGCAACCAATGGTGAAATATATTTGATCCATCAAATGCAAGATAAATTTATGAAATTGTATGACGACGAGAACCCCGAGGATTGTGGCGGTGGAGGTCAAGGTGAAGGTGGAGGAAATGAGGAGGATGATTATATTGAAGGCAGGGATGATGACAATGACGAACATGACAACTTGGAAGATAATGAGGATGGAGGAGATGATATCCATGACATGGATGATGACAATGACTCTGCCAATGAGGAACATGACAACTTGGAAGATAATGAGGATGGAGGAGATGGTATCACTAgagttgaggaagaagatcgtgaCCTTAATGTATATTTGAGGACAAGTGCTTTTTATGTTTACAAGCTTcacccaaagaagaagaagattgttaGCGCCCGGTGCCTGGAGGATCAACTATTGTTTTTGTCGGGCGCGGGTCATGTGTCCCTTCCTGCAAGAGAGATCAACAAGTTGGAAGGAAATTGTATTTATTTTGCAACAAATAATCACTCGACTTTACATCAGCGAGAATATATAAATCGAGAGCTTGGCATATTCAACTTGGGTGATAGAAGAGTTAAGCGATCTTTCCCAAGCGTTAGGGTGTCGGTACGCACTCGACTTAGTTGGTTTAATCCGATTTTATAG
- the LOC112198499 gene encoding AMSH-like ubiquitin thioesterase 3 isoform X1 — MKGLSDARVDEICEAAEKIVKIVSRVERKKNRRMGSSSSQKLEVNNRFPLRFYFRMANIILRQADIYREEKDIFYLYITLLRFASLVSETIPDHQDYIKADQRERSSQKEVKKKLLNALAELEELKPAVKQKTNEINRGNAYQNSRHDHQTGESIPRRSDKKKVESVGTCSSSTGGENLSPHPTPEFPFGLPGNKRLKKETRTKILLEEAHDWKLTTPCKPIPQARPAINQPTAPRVEEDLELVKAIDASFQSALQERPPLSDALQIHETNASSSSSTSMDSGDLSQCESVPGGDSDSHAEIHVISTIQTSTTSESIPSAPPVSDDCLNDPFQCRSTDSSPIQEGENASSSCVICMDAPVEGAFIPCGHMAGCMACLNDIKDKNWDCPVCRVKVDQVIKLYVV; from the exons ATGAAAGGTTTATCTGACGCCAGAGTTGATGAGATTTGTGAAGCTGCCGAGAAGATAGTG AAGATTGTTTCTCGtgtggaaagaaaaaagaatagaaGGATGGGGTCGTCTTCCTCCCAGAAACTCGAAGTCAATAACCGTTTTCCTCTGCGTTTTTACTTTCGGATGGCTAATATAATTCTCAGACAG GCTGACATATATCGGGAAGAGAAAGATATTTTTTACCTGTACATTACGCTCCTAAGGTTTGCAAG TTTGGTCTCCGAGACAATACCGGATCATCAAGACTATATAAAGGCTGATCAAAGAGAAAGATCCTCTCAGAAGGAAGTGAAAAAG AAATTGTTGAATGCTCTTGCTGAGCTAGAGGAGTTAAAACCAGCAGTTAAACAGAAGACCAATGAGATAAACAGAGGAAATGCATATCAAAACAGCAGGCATGATCACCAAACTGGGGAAAGTATACCTCGTAGATCTGATAAAAAGAAAGTAGAAAGTGTGGGGACTTGTAGCTCCAGTACTGGTGGAGAGAATTTATCCCCGCACCCAACACCAGAGTTTCCCTTTGGTCTCCCTGGTAACAAGAGATTAAAGAAAG AGACACGAACAAAAATTTTACTTGAAGAGGCACATGattggaagcttaccactccATGCAAGCCAATACCACAG GCGCGTCCTGCAATTAACCAGCCAACTGCACCACGAGTTGAAGAAGATTTAGAGCTGGTCAAGGCTATTGATGCCTCCTTCCAGTCTGCTTTGCAGGAGAGGCCGCCCTTGTCTGATGCACTCCAAATCCATGAAACAAATGCATCAAGTAGTTCGAGTACCTCCATGGATAGTGGAGACTTGTCACAGTGTGAAAGTGTCCCAGGAGGGGATTCAGATTCACATGCAGAGATCCATGTAATCTCTACCATTCAAACATCTACTACCTCAGAATCAATCCCATCAGCTCCACCAGTTTCAGATGATTGTCTAAATGATCCTTTTCAGTGTCGATCAACTGATTCCAGTCCTATCCAGGAAGGTGAAAATGCTTCTTCTTCATGCGTGATATGTATGGATGCTCCAGTTGAAGGAGCTTTTATCCCATGTGGGCATATGGCTGGATGCATGGCTTGTTTGAATGACATTAAAGATAAGAACTGGGATTGCCCTGTCTGCCGCGTTAAGGTCGATCAGGTCATAAAGCTCTATGTTGTATGA
- the LOC112198499 gene encoding AMSH-like ubiquitin thioesterase 3 isoform X2 yields the protein MKGLSDARVDEICEAAEKIVIVSRVERKKNRRMGSSSSQKLEVNNRFPLRFYFRMANIILRQADIYREEKDIFYLYITLLRFASLVSETIPDHQDYIKADQRERSSQKEVKKKLLNALAELEELKPAVKQKTNEINRGNAYQNSRHDHQTGESIPRRSDKKKVESVGTCSSSTGGENLSPHPTPEFPFGLPGNKRLKKETRTKILLEEAHDWKLTTPCKPIPQARPAINQPTAPRVEEDLELVKAIDASFQSALQERPPLSDALQIHETNASSSSSTSMDSGDLSQCESVPGGDSDSHAEIHVISTIQTSTTSESIPSAPPVSDDCLNDPFQCRSTDSSPIQEGENASSSCVICMDAPVEGAFIPCGHMAGCMACLNDIKDKNWDCPVCRVKVDQVIKLYVV from the exons ATGAAAGGTTTATCTGACGCCAGAGTTGATGAGATTTGTGAAGCTGCCGAGAAGATAGTG ATTGTTTCTCGtgtggaaagaaaaaagaatagaaGGATGGGGTCGTCTTCCTCCCAGAAACTCGAAGTCAATAACCGTTTTCCTCTGCGTTTTTACTTTCGGATGGCTAATATAATTCTCAGACAG GCTGACATATATCGGGAAGAGAAAGATATTTTTTACCTGTACATTACGCTCCTAAGGTTTGCAAG TTTGGTCTCCGAGACAATACCGGATCATCAAGACTATATAAAGGCTGATCAAAGAGAAAGATCCTCTCAGAAGGAAGTGAAAAAG AAATTGTTGAATGCTCTTGCTGAGCTAGAGGAGTTAAAACCAGCAGTTAAACAGAAGACCAATGAGATAAACAGAGGAAATGCATATCAAAACAGCAGGCATGATCACCAAACTGGGGAAAGTATACCTCGTAGATCTGATAAAAAGAAAGTAGAAAGTGTGGGGACTTGTAGCTCCAGTACTGGTGGAGAGAATTTATCCCCGCACCCAACACCAGAGTTTCCCTTTGGTCTCCCTGGTAACAAGAGATTAAAGAAAG AGACACGAACAAAAATTTTACTTGAAGAGGCACATGattggaagcttaccactccATGCAAGCCAATACCACAG GCGCGTCCTGCAATTAACCAGCCAACTGCACCACGAGTTGAAGAAGATTTAGAGCTGGTCAAGGCTATTGATGCCTCCTTCCAGTCTGCTTTGCAGGAGAGGCCGCCCTTGTCTGATGCACTCCAAATCCATGAAACAAATGCATCAAGTAGTTCGAGTACCTCCATGGATAGTGGAGACTTGTCACAGTGTGAAAGTGTCCCAGGAGGGGATTCAGATTCACATGCAGAGATCCATGTAATCTCTACCATTCAAACATCTACTACCTCAGAATCAATCCCATCAGCTCCACCAGTTTCAGATGATTGTCTAAATGATCCTTTTCAGTGTCGATCAACTGATTCCAGTCCTATCCAGGAAGGTGAAAATGCTTCTTCTTCATGCGTGATATGTATGGATGCTCCAGTTGAAGGAGCTTTTATCCCATGTGGGCATATGGCTGGATGCATGGCTTGTTTGAATGACATTAAAGATAAGAACTGGGATTGCCCTGTCTGCCGCGTTAAGGTCGATCAGGTCATAAAGCTCTATGTTGTATGA
- the LOC112198499 gene encoding AMSH-like ubiquitin thioesterase 3 isoform X3, whose amino-acid sequence MGSSSSQKLEVNNRFPLRFYFRMANIILRQADIYREEKDIFYLYITLLRFASLVSETIPDHQDYIKADQRERSSQKEVKKKLLNALAELEELKPAVKQKTNEINRGNAYQNSRHDHQTGESIPRRSDKKKVESVGTCSSSTGGENLSPHPTPEFPFGLPGNKRLKKETRTKILLEEAHDWKLTTPCKPIPQARPAINQPTAPRVEEDLELVKAIDASFQSALQERPPLSDALQIHETNASSSSSTSMDSGDLSQCESVPGGDSDSHAEIHVISTIQTSTTSESIPSAPPVSDDCLNDPFQCRSTDSSPIQEGENASSSCVICMDAPVEGAFIPCGHMAGCMACLNDIKDKNWDCPVCRVKVDQVIKLYVV is encoded by the exons ATGGGGTCGTCTTCCTCCCAGAAACTCGAAGTCAATAACCGTTTTCCTCTGCGTTTTTACTTTCGGATGGCTAATATAATTCTCAGACAG GCTGACATATATCGGGAAGAGAAAGATATTTTTTACCTGTACATTACGCTCCTAAGGTTTGCAAG TTTGGTCTCCGAGACAATACCGGATCATCAAGACTATATAAAGGCTGATCAAAGAGAAAGATCCTCTCAGAAGGAAGTGAAAAAG AAATTGTTGAATGCTCTTGCTGAGCTAGAGGAGTTAAAACCAGCAGTTAAACAGAAGACCAATGAGATAAACAGAGGAAATGCATATCAAAACAGCAGGCATGATCACCAAACTGGGGAAAGTATACCTCGTAGATCTGATAAAAAGAAAGTAGAAAGTGTGGGGACTTGTAGCTCCAGTACTGGTGGAGAGAATTTATCCCCGCACCCAACACCAGAGTTTCCCTTTGGTCTCCCTGGTAACAAGAGATTAAAGAAAG AGACACGAACAAAAATTTTACTTGAAGAGGCACATGattggaagcttaccactccATGCAAGCCAATACCACAG GCGCGTCCTGCAATTAACCAGCCAACTGCACCACGAGTTGAAGAAGATTTAGAGCTGGTCAAGGCTATTGATGCCTCCTTCCAGTCTGCTTTGCAGGAGAGGCCGCCCTTGTCTGATGCACTCCAAATCCATGAAACAAATGCATCAAGTAGTTCGAGTACCTCCATGGATAGTGGAGACTTGTCACAGTGTGAAAGTGTCCCAGGAGGGGATTCAGATTCACATGCAGAGATCCATGTAATCTCTACCATTCAAACATCTACTACCTCAGAATCAATCCCATCAGCTCCACCAGTTTCAGATGATTGTCTAAATGATCCTTTTCAGTGTCGATCAACTGATTCCAGTCCTATCCAGGAAGGTGAAAATGCTTCTTCTTCATGCGTGATATGTATGGATGCTCCAGTTGAAGGAGCTTTTATCCCATGTGGGCATATGGCTGGATGCATGGCTTGTTTGAATGACATTAAAGATAAGAACTGGGATTGCCCTGTCTGCCGCGTTAAGGTCGATCAGGTCATAAAGCTCTATGTTGTATGA